Below is a genomic region from Neorhizobium galegae.
CCCGACCGGGATGAAGCCGGCGGTGGTGATCAATGTGCCGGTCAGCATCGGAAAGGCGGTGGACGAGTAGGCGAAGGTGGCGGCATCGAGGCGTGCGAGCCCCTCCTCCAGCTTCCGCTCCATCATCTCGACGACGATCATCGCATCGTCGACGAGCAGGCCGAGCGCGATGATCAGCGCGCCGAGCGAGATGCGCTGCAGCTCGATGCCCATGTAGAACATGATCGCGAACGTGGCTGACAGAACCAGCGGAATGGTGATGGCGATGACGATGCCCGAACGCCAGCCGATCGAGATCAGCGAGACGATGAGGACGATGACGAGCGCCTCCAGCAGGGCCTGGGTGAATTCGCCGACCGCTTCGGTGACGACTTCCGGCTGATTGGAGACCTGCTCGACGGAAACGCCGACCGGCAGCGTCTGTTCGAAGCGCTCATAGGTGGCTTCGATCTCGTGCCCGACGTCGGTTACCTTGAAACCCTTCGCCATGACGACGCCAACCTGGACGCTGTCGTGGCCATTGAAACGGAACTTGCGCTGATAGGGGTTTTCGAGGCCGGCGGTGACGGTGGCGATATCGCCGAGCCGGATCACCTGGCTGCCGGCCTTGAGGCGCAGTTCGCGGATGTCTTCCGGGGTGGTGACGCCGCCTTCGACCGCAATCCGCACCGACCGATCGGCGGTCTGAACGCTCCCGGCTGGATCGATATTGTTCTGGCCGGACAGCGCGTCGCGGATGTTGAGAACGGTGAGGCCGCGCTCGGCGAGCGCCTTCGACGATACGTCGATGAAGATCTTCTGCGGCTGGTCGCCGAGAATGACCGCCTTTTCGACGCCGGGCGTGGCGAGCAGCATGTCGCGGGCCTCGATCGCGAACTGCTTCAGCTCAGGATAGCTGTAGCCTTCGCCGCTGATCGAATTAAGGGTGATGTAGGTATCACCGAACTCGTCGTTGAAATACGGACCGAGCAGGCCGGCCGGCAGATCCTGGGTGATGTCCCCGATCTTCTTGCGGACCTGGTAGAAGGCGTCGTTGACCTCGGCGGTATTGGTGTCGCCCTTGATCTGTACCGTTGTGATCGCCACGCCGGCGCGGGTATAGGACTTGACCCAGTCGAGATGCGGGGTTTCCTGCAGCTTTCGCTCGATCTTGTTGACGACCTGGTCCTGCATCTCCTGAATGGAGGCGCCGGGCCAGACGGTCTGCACGACCATGACGCGGAAGGTGAAGTCCGGGTCTTCCTTCTGCCCCATGTTCATGACGCCGAGCGCACCCATGACGATGATGAGGCCGAAGAGAAAACGGGCGATACTCGGATGGGCGATCGCCCAGCGGGACAGGTTGAACCGGCCCTTTTCCGGGGGATTTGCCTGATGAGAGGAGCTCATGGTCTTGGGTCCTTTAAGCCGGGCGATCAGGGCGCGAGCGAAGCGGTGGTAAGGCTGCTGACGCTGCCGAAGCGTGAGGCAATGTTTTCCGGCAGCTTGACCTTCATGTCTTCCTTCATAAACTGCGTGCCGGCCGAGACGACGAGGTCGCCCTTGGCAACGCCGTCGGCGACACGAACGCCGTCGTCGGAGAAATCGGCGACCTTGACGGTGCGTGAGTTGACGGTGCCCTTGCCCCGGTCGACGATCCAGACGACGGACTGGCCGTCCTTCTTGGAAAGCGCGGCAAGCGGAACGGCATAGGTCGCGACGGCATTGTCTTCGTCCGCCTCGATCGTCGCGGTCATGCCGAGCAGGACCCGCGTATCCTCAGGCAGGCTGACGCGAACCGCGAAAGTGCGCGATTGCGCATCGGCGCTGCCGGCCACTTCGCGGACCTTGCCGTCGAGCACGAGATCGGTGGCCGACCAGAAACGGGCCTTCACCGTCTTGCCCGGCTTGAACTGAGCGACGTCCATTTCCGGAACGGCGATCTGCACTTCCTTGCTGCCCTCAACGGCGACGGAGAGAACCGGCGTGCCGGACGCGACCACCTGACCGATATCGGCGCTAACCGCGGTGACGATGCCGTTCTGGTCCGACTTCAATTCCGTATAGGCGACCTGGTTGCGAGCCTGGTCGAGCGCCGACTGGGCCGATTCCCTTTGCGAAATGGCCTGGTCGTTGGCGAGTTGCGCCTGTTCGAACTGCGATTGAGAGGAAATGCTCTTCTCGGCAAGCGTCTCGGCCCGGCGACGGGCGAGGCCGGAGATTTCCACCTGCTTCTGGGCGGAGGCGAGATCGGCCTCGGCGCGACGCACCGCGAGCTGGTAATCGACGGCGTCAAGCTTTGCGAGCACATCGCCGGGGCGAACGCGCTGGCCGACATCGACGAGCCGCTCTGTGATCTTGCCGGCGACGCGGAAGCCGAGGTTCATTTCGGTGCGCGCCTTGACTGAGCCGGAATATTGAAGCCTGCGGCCGTGATCGGCAGCGGCAACCTCGGTCACCTTGACCGGGCGGACGACTTCCGGTGCTTCGGCTTTTTTCTCTTCCGAGCAGGCCGTCAGCGCGCCGAACGCGGTCGCGACTAAAAGGCCCTTGATGAGAAACGAGACATTATGTCTGGTCTTTACGAAAAACATGGTTCCGCACTCCTGGTGGCGGGTTTTCGATCAAGACGCCCCTGTAAACAATGGGAGTGGGCGTCAGTGTTTACTTGAGGGCCCTGAGGGCGAAGTCGACGAGATCGGCCGGCATCATGCGCCGGTCCTCGATCAAGCATTCCGCGACGATCTGCGGATGGCAGAGCGTGACGACAGCGGCACACATGCACTCCGATGCAAGAATGGCATCCTGCTCACGAAATTCGCCGACGGCGATACCCTCGCGGATGACATCGGCGACGATCGCTTGCAACTGCTTGATATGATCCTCAACGACGGACCACTGTTCCTCGATGGCAATGACCACCATCTCGTGGACCTTGTTTTCATGTAGAAAGGTTTCCACCGTGATCTGATGCTGCTGTAGGAAATGGTCGCGCAGACGCTCCGCCGCACTGACCGGACGGGCCGCATTGGCGCGCGCCACAGCACGGCTGGCTTCCAACATCCGATGTGCCAGCGCCTTGTGGATGTCCGCCTTCGACGAGAAGAAACGGTAGATGTTGGCTGGCGACATGCCGAGATCGCGGGCGATGTCGGCAACGTTGGTCTTGGTATAGCCGTAGTGCTTGAACAGCCGCTCCGCCGCATCGAGGATGCGGGTGATATTGTCCTGCCGCGACGTGTCCAGCGTATTTTCGTTGGTATCCATACCGCTGAAGTCTTTCGTTTTACGTATGACGATTTTCATCTTTCGTCAGTCGTAAAGGAAAACCTGTCATCCGTCAACCCTTGTCGGCTCGCCGCCGCTTGGGGCGTAAAATAAAAAGTTTGGGAAACAGGGAACCAAAAATGGGACTTGGACATTATGTCGCGTTAGACCACGGGCTTCGTGGGCCGGGGAAGAGTAATGATCCTGTTGCACAGTCACAACTATTCGTTGTTACAGCGCATTAGACGACAAACTTCGTGGGCCGGGGACAATTGATGAGTGTGCCGCAAAGTTACGACGTTACGTTGCTTGAAGAGGAACGTTATCGTCTTCTCGTAGACGCCATCACCGACTATGCGATCTACATGATTGACCCTGAGGGTAAGATCGTCAGCTGGAATCCCGGCGCCCAGCGCTTCAAGGGATACGAGGCCTGGGAAATCCTCGGCGAACACTTTTCCCGCTTCTATACCCCGGAAGACCGGTTGGCGCGGGCGCCCGAGCACGCTCTGCGGACCGCTGCGACAGAAGGCCGCTTCGAAAAGGAAGGCTGGCGGGTCCGCAAGGACGGCGGCCGCTTCTGGGCTCATGTCATCATCGACCCGATCTGGGGCCGCTCCGGCGAGCTTCTCGGCTTCGCCAAGGTGACCCGCGACCTGACCGAACGGAAAAAAGCCGAAACGGAGCTCCGATTGAGCGAGGAGAAATTCCGGCTCCTCGTCCAAGGGGTCACCGACTATGCTCTCTACATGCTCGACCCGGACGGCTGTGTCAGCAACTGGAACGCGGGTGCCGCGCGCATCAAGGGCTATACGGCGGACGAAATCGTCGGCCAGCATTTTTCAAAGTTCTACACGCCGGAGGACCGCGAGCGCGGCGAACCCAACCGTAGCCTGGAGACCGCACGGCGCGAGGGCCGATTCGAGAAGGAAGCCTGGCGGCAGCGCAAGGATGGCACACGTTTCTGGGCGCATGTGATCATCGATGCGATCCGCAACGAGGAAGGCACGCTTCTCGGCTTCGCCAAGATCACGCGCGACATCACTGAAAAAGTCGAGGCGCAGAAGGCTCTCACCCAGGCGCGCGAGGAACTTTTCCAATCCCAGAAGATGGAGGCGATCGGCCAGCTCACCGGTGGTGTCGCCCACGACTTCAACAATCTGCTCATGGCCGTGCTGGGCAGCCTGGAAATCCTGAAGAAACGCCTGCCCGACGATCCGGCGCTGACGCCTCTGCTGGACAATGCCATTCAGGGTGCCGAACGGGGTGCCGCGCTGACCCAGCGCATGCTGGCGTTCTCCCGGCGACAGGAATTGAACATGCAGGCCATCGACGTGCCGGCACTCGTAGGCGGCATGATGGATTTCGTTCAGCGCTCGCTCAGCGCCTCCGCCTCCGTGGAAACCCGGTTTGCCGAAAACCTGCCGTACGTCGCGAGCGACCCGGTTCAGCTCGAGACCGCGCTTCTGAACCTCGTCGTCAACGCCCGAGACGCGATGGCCGGCGGCGGCACGATCGTCATCAATGCCGAGGAGTATTCGGCCGACGAGAAGACCGATAGGCTGAAGCCCGGCCGATATGTTCGGCTCTCGGTCGCCGACAGCGGCGAAGGCATGGACGAGGAGACCCTGATCCGCGCGACGACGCCTTTCTTTACGACCAAGGGTGTCGGCAAGGGGACGGGGCTCGGACTTTCCATGGTGCAGGGCCTGACCGAGCAGTCGGGCGGCAAACTCGATATCGAAAGCCAAAAGGGCAAGGGCACCACTGTTTCGCTCTATCTGCCTGCGGCAGATGCAAACGATTGTCCGCAGTCTTCGGAGAAGAAAATGCCTTCACCAGTTGCAACTCCCCGAGGACGCCTGACCATTCTTGCCGTCGATGACGACGCGCTTGTCCTGATGAACACCACGCTGATGCTGGAGGATCTCGGCCACACCGTGATCGAGGCCTATAGCGGGACCGATGCCCTGAAGGAACTGAGAAGCGGCGCCCATGACATCGATCTCGTGATCACCGATCATTCGATGCCGCGCATGACCGGCTCGGAACTGGCCGCCGTCATCCGCGAAGAAAGACCAGGCCTTCCCGTGGTGCTGGCAACCGGCTACGCCGAACTGCCCACCGGCGGCGACAACCGCCTGCCGCGACTGCCGAAACCCTTCTCGCAGAACCAGCTTGAGGAGATCATCGCCACGGTTCTCG
It encodes:
- a CDS encoding efflux RND transporter periplasmic adaptor subunit, which gives rise to MFFVKTRHNVSFLIKGLLVATAFGALTACSEEKKAEAPEVVRPVKVTEVAAADHGRRLQYSGSVKARTEMNLGFRVAGKITERLVDVGQRVRPGDVLAKLDAVDYQLAVRRAEADLASAQKQVEISGLARRRAETLAEKSISSQSQFEQAQLANDQAISQRESAQSALDQARNQVAYTELKSDQNGIVTAVSADIGQVVASGTPVLSVAVEGSKEVQIAVPEMDVAQFKPGKTVKARFWSATDLVLDGKVREVAGSADAQSRTFAVRVSLPEDTRVLLGMTATIEADEDNAVATYAVPLAALSKKDGQSVVWIVDRGKGTVNSRTVKVADFSDDGVRVADGVAKGDLVVSAGTQFMKEDMKVKLPENIASRFGSVSSLTTASLAP
- a CDS encoding TetR family transcriptional regulator, with the translated sequence MDTNENTLDTSRQDNITRILDAAERLFKHYGYTKTNVADIARDLGMSPANIYRFFSSKADIHKALAHRMLEASRAVARANAARPVSAAERLRDHFLQQHQITVETFLHENKVHEMVVIAIEEQWSVVEDHIKQLQAIVADVIREGIAVGEFREQDAILASECMCAAVVTLCHPQIVAECLIEDRRMMPADLVDFALRALK
- a CDS encoding hybrid sensor histidine kinase/response regulator — encoded protein: MSVPQSYDVTLLEEERYRLLVDAITDYAIYMIDPEGKIVSWNPGAQRFKGYEAWEILGEHFSRFYTPEDRLARAPEHALRTAATEGRFEKEGWRVRKDGGRFWAHVIIDPIWGRSGELLGFAKVTRDLTERKKAETELRLSEEKFRLLVQGVTDYALYMLDPDGCVSNWNAGAARIKGYTADEIVGQHFSKFYTPEDRERGEPNRSLETARREGRFEKEAWRQRKDGTRFWAHVIIDAIRNEEGTLLGFAKITRDITEKVEAQKALTQAREELFQSQKMEAIGQLTGGVAHDFNNLLMAVLGSLEILKKRLPDDPALTPLLDNAIQGAERGAALTQRMLAFSRRQELNMQAIDVPALVGGMMDFVQRSLSASASVETRFAENLPYVASDPVQLETALLNLVVNARDAMAGGGTIVINAEEYSADEKTDRLKPGRYVRLSVADSGEGMDEETLIRATTPFFTTKGVGKGTGLGLSMVQGLTEQSGGKLDIESQKGKGTTVSLYLPAADANDCPQSSEKKMPSPVATPRGRLTILAVDDDALVLMNTTLMLEDLGHTVIEAYSGTDALKELRSGAHDIDLVITDHSMPRMTGSELAAVIREERPGLPVVLATGYAELPTGGDNRLPRLPKPFSQNQLEEIIATVLAGGR